From the Selenomonas timonae genome, one window contains:
- a CDS encoding pectate lyase family protein — protein MKKKLFLIAYIGALAAVFLLPFVQSPMGKTDFIREVLAKNDGFAAEGSGTTGGAAAVEDNIFRVTNRQELIAALENRKNTEPRILMVYGTIDFDTDADGKHLTMEDYMAEGYDFQQYLDAYAPHSTVPQSRKEEQEEKRKQSQKNQEKNIMVHVPANTSIIGIEHAKLKGVDLVLDADNIIIRNIMFESPYDDFPSWDPNDGPDGNWNSQYDSITIRGGTHIWIDHCHFADGTQPTETYFHREYEHRDGLVDITNQADDITMSYNIFERHNKAILIGNSDAKTSDDGKLNVTLHHNYFHNLVQRAPRVRWGKVHVYNNYYQTYEENGGYPYEYSLGVGKNSKIYAENNVADIDGRTYQDFVKVFGGTEFTAVNNIFNGEKIDTFSEHLSPVAWTPERSMKIDDVNEVKAKVLQQAGVFKEAVTP, from the coding sequence ATGAAAAAGAAGCTTTTTCTGATTGCCTACATCGGTGCGTTAGCGGCTGTTTTTCTCTTGCCGTTTGTCCAGAGCCCGATGGGAAAAACGGATTTTATCCGGGAAGTGCTCGCTAAAAATGATGGGTTTGCCGCAGAGGGCAGCGGTACGACCGGCGGGGCTGCTGCCGTAGAGGACAATATTTTCCGCGTGACCAATAGGCAGGAGCTTATTGCCGCATTGGAGAATCGCAAAAATACGGAACCTAGGATTTTGATGGTTTACGGAACGATCGACTTTGATACGGACGCGGATGGAAAGCACCTGACGATGGAAGATTATATGGCGGAGGGCTATGATTTTCAGCAGTATTTGGACGCGTATGCACCGCATAGTACCGTGCCGCAAAGCCGAAAAGAAGAGCAGGAGGAAAAAAGAAAACAATCTCAAAAAAATCAGGAGAAAAACATCATGGTTCATGTTCCTGCCAATACGAGCATCATTGGGATTGAACATGCGAAATTAAAGGGCGTGGATTTAGTCCTCGATGCGGACAATATTATCATCCGAAATATTATGTTTGAGTCCCCCTATGATGATTTCCCGTCGTGGGATCCAAACGATGGGCCGGACGGCAACTGGAATTCTCAGTATGACAGCATTACGATCCGTGGGGGCACGCATATTTGGATCGATCATTGTCATTTCGCGGATGGCACGCAGCCGACGGAAACGTATTTTCATCGTGAATACGAGCATCGAGACGGCTTGGTCGATATCACGAATCAGGCGGACGACATCACGATGTCATACAATATTTTTGAACGTCACAATAAAGCAATCTTGATCGGGAACAGTGATGCAAAAACGTCGGACGATGGCAAACTGAATGTGACGCTGCATCATAACTATTTTCATAATTTGGTTCAGCGCGCACCGCGCGTGAGATGGGGAAAGGTTCACGTGTATAATAATTACTACCAGACGTATGAGGAAAACGGTGGATATCCTTATGAGTATTCGCTGGGCGTTGGAAAGAACTCAAAAATATATGCCGAAAATAATGTCGCAGATATCGACGGCAGGACGTATCAAGATTTTGTCAAGGTGTTTGGCGGGACGGAGTTTACTGCGGTCAATAATATCTTTAATGGCGAGAAAATCGATACATTTAGCGAGCATTTATCACCGGTCGCGTGGACGCCCGAGCGATCGATGAAAATTGACGATGTGAATGAGGTGAAGGCAAAAGTTTTACAGCAGGCAGGCGTGTTTAAGGAAGCGGTGACGCCATAA
- a CDS encoding WYL domain-containing protein, with protein sequence MFIIISHLWYDTAHDFEMGQARVFRCDRITAVEECMDVAGMPLSSFARPSEELYRRADALSFVVEITAKGRDFFYKEHYSSMRLVEENGRYYIHGFYNVGEEEFIADYFIHYGDEVQTVESMALREVIRTRLRTLTMHYKEMA encoded by the coding sequence ATGTTTATCATTATATCACATTTATGGTATGACACAGCGCATGATTTCGAGATGGGGCAGGCGCGTGTCTTTCGGTGTGACCGCATCACTGCGGTGGAGGAGTGTATGGATGTGGCGGGGATGCCTCTCTCGTCCTTTGCACGCCCCTCAGAGGAACTTTATCGCCGTGCAGATGCTCTCTCCTTTGTTGTCGAAATTACAGCAAAAGGACGAGATTTTTTTTATAAAGAACACTATTCATCCATGCGACTTGTGGAGGAGAATGGGCGGTACTATATCCATGGATTTTACAATGTGGGCGAGGAGGAGTTTATCGCGGATTACTTTATCCACTATGGAGATGAAGTTCAAACGGTCGAGTCTATGGCACTCAGAGAGGTGATCCGTACACGGCTACGTACGTTGACGATGCATTATAAGGAGATGGCGTAA
- a CDS encoding peptide deformylase, with amino-acid sequence MSRTVDNIKSHLVMLNPEVVKASSEQYETGEGCLSLPGQRKTMRHEWIEVTYRDIKFRKQKNKFSGSTAKIIQHEIDHCNGVLI; translated from the coding sequence TTGTCAAGAACAGTTGACAATATCAAATCTCATCTCGTCATGCTGAATCCGGAGGTTGTAAAAGCATCCTCCGAGCAATACGAAACGGGAGAAGGATGTCTCTCCCTCCCCGGACAGAGAAAAACGATGCGGCATGAATGGATCGAAGTCACATACCGCGACATAAAATTTCGCAAACAGAAAAACAAGTTTTCTGGCTCTACGGCAAAGATCATTCAACATGAGATAGACCACTGCAACGGAGTCTTGATATGA
- a CDS encoding SAP domain-containing protein, which produces MAQRPAFDEIRSYEEFIKYYWYRTELVEICKKIGIAHGGVKKDLNHNIAEYFKGNIVKATPEKEQMISSGAISLDTPLLACNFSFNTKFRTYFSNLTRVAPFKFTADMATAWRKVKADHDTSFTIQDMLNVYKGISTYAKYDSSACEWNRFLKDFCADPINDKFKSKLKAAAILWRIVRDSDQPKMYSHTLVQDHLKQLEKL; this is translated from the coding sequence ATGGCACAGCGTCCTGCATTTGATGAGATTCGCTCATATGAGGAGTTTATAAAATATTATTGGTATCGAACAGAACTCGTAGAGATTTGCAAAAAGATTGGAATTGCACACGGGGGGGTAAAAAAAGATCTCAATCACAACATTGCAGAATACTTTAAAGGGAACATAGTCAAAGCCACTCCCGAAAAAGAGCAGATGATATCATCTGGAGCGATTTCCTTGGACACACCATTACTTGCTTGCAACTTTTCGTTCAACACAAAGTTTAGAACATATTTCTCAAATCTGACGAGGGTTGCTCCCTTTAAATTTACAGCAGATATGGCGACCGCATGGCGAAAGGTGAAAGCGGATCACGACACATCGTTTACTATACAGGACATGTTGAATGTATATAAGGGGATATCGACGTATGCAAAGTATGATTCTTCTGCATGCGAATGGAACCGCTTCTTAAAAGATTTCTGCGCTGATCCCATAAATGACAAGTTCAAATCAAAATTAAAGGCAGCTGCTATCCTATGGCGAATTGTTCGTGATTCCGATCAACCTAAAATGTATTCACACACATTAGTGCAAGATCATTTAAAACAACTCGAAAAGCTTTAA
- a CDS encoding SDR family NAD(P)-dependent oxidoreductase: MSKQNNRYTVITGASSGIGAATAKAFAERGHNLILIARRTERLNALKEEILTAHPALDIVIKTADLSSVENVTQVYDTIKALPIGTWINNAGFGSYGAVGTSDLDKIRQMLHLNIEALTVFSTLFVRDFAEIEDTQLINISSVGGYTIVPTAVTYCATKFYVSAFTEGLAHELIARGAKLRAKLLAPAATKTEFGAVANNNAAYDYDKVFGTYHTSNQMAEFLLALYDSDQTIGIVDRETFAFRLCLPQFPYAGGSAHNQNVVDE; this comes from the coding sequence ATGAGCAAACAAAACAACAGATACACCGTCATCACGGGAGCAAGCTCCGGCATCGGAGCGGCGACAGCAAAAGCATTCGCTGAGCGCGGACACAACCTCATCCTTATTGCACGGCGCACAGAGCGACTAAATGCCCTAAAGGAAGAGATTCTTACCGCACATCCGGCACTGGACATCGTTATCAAAACTGCCGATCTCTCTTCTGTCGAGAACGTCACACAAGTCTATGATACAATAAAAGCCTTACCTATTGGGACATGGATCAACAATGCGGGCTTTGGAAGCTATGGCGCAGTCGGCACATCCGACCTTGACAAAATCAGACAAATGCTTCATCTAAACATCGAGGCACTGACCGTCTTTTCCACACTCTTCGTACGAGACTTCGCTGAGATAGAAGATACGCAGCTGATCAACATTTCCTCCGTCGGCGGCTACACCATTGTCCCAACTGCTGTCACCTACTGCGCGACAAAATTCTATGTCAGTGCATTCACCGAGGGACTCGCACATGAACTCATAGCACGCGGCGCGAAGCTCCGTGCAAAGCTCCTTGCCCCCGCTGCAACGAAGACCGAGTTCGGCGCAGTCGCGAACAACAACGCCGCCTATGACTATGACAAGGTGTTCGGCACCTATCACACAAGCAACCAAATGGCAGAGTTCCTTCTCGCCCTATACGATAGCGACCAGACAATCGGTATCGTTGATCGCGAGACCTTCGCATTTCGTTTGTGCCTGCCACAGTTTCCCTATGCGGGAGGTTCTGCACATAATCAAAATGTAGTCGATGAGTAA
- a CDS encoding S-layer homology domain-containing protein — protein MKKTLVSALATALVVGAASTTFAAANPFSDVPRDHWAYDAVTQLAADGVVEGYGDGTFRGDRNITRYEMAQMVAKAMAKGDMSASDRALVDRLAAEFADELNNLGVRVSNLERNADMVKWNGKLEYTYTSQRKKFNHTKTNDDNLLFRLEPSAEINSHWHVNARLDAETKLKTDAGDDDGDKVTLKRLYAQGDYGNFQVKLGKMELLSAEAYAKPGALVFDDEFSGAEVSFGKDLKFKLQAGRIDLDDAFGAPGGGHGAHNLPGDEDVANYQGVELQYDKNNVLLGAGYYHLGSNYFRGMHFHRRNTVRYLNDRAENLRNTKADIWAVNGGVRFGDAGMLSGAYAENTKADNAKSSWQVTYEYKGADPEDKGSWGAYVAYRKLGGFASPFPTSDGAMWDTKGVELGTDYTLFKNVVLSAKYFRGKEIYVGPTADDKAEKLFGRVEFFF, from the coding sequence ATGAAGAAGACTCTCGTATCCGCGCTGGCAACGGCTCTTGTTGTCGGTGCGGCAAGCACCACGTTCGCCGCTGCGAACCCGTTCTCCGATGTGCCCCGCGATCACTGGGCATACGACGCCGTGACGCAGCTCGCGGCCGACGGCGTTGTCGAAGGCTACGGTGACGGCACGTTCCGCGGCGACCGCAACATCACGCGTTACGAGATGGCGCAGATGGTCGCAAAGGCGATGGCAAAGGGCGATATGTCCGCATCGGATCGCGCGCTCGTCGACCGCCTTGCCGCTGAATTCGCGGATGAGCTCAACAACCTAGGCGTCCGTGTCTCCAACCTCGAGCGCAATGCCGACATGGTGAAGTGGAACGGCAAACTCGAGTATACCTATACGAGTCAGCGCAAGAAGTTCAATCATACGAAGACGAACGATGACAATCTCTTGTTCCGCCTCGAACCGTCGGCTGAGATCAACAGCCACTGGCACGTGAACGCACGCCTTGATGCGGAGACCAAGCTGAAAACGGACGCGGGAGATGACGACGGAGACAAAGTCACGCTTAAACGGCTCTATGCACAGGGAGACTACGGCAACTTCCAGGTGAAACTCGGCAAGATGGAACTGCTCTCTGCCGAGGCGTATGCGAAACCCGGCGCTCTCGTGTTCGACGATGAGTTCTCGGGCGCCGAGGTCAGCTTTGGCAAGGATTTGAAGTTCAAACTGCAGGCCGGCCGCATTGATCTGGACGACGCCTTCGGCGCGCCCGGCGGCGGTCACGGTGCGCACAACCTGCCGGGGGATGAAGACGTGGCGAACTATCAGGGCGTCGAACTGCAGTATGACAAGAATAATGTCCTGCTGGGTGCGGGCTACTACCATCTGGGCTCCAATTATTTCAGAGGGATGCATTTCCACAGGAGAAATACGGTCCGGTACCTCAACGACAGAGCCGAGAATCTTAGAAACACGAAGGCGGATATCTGGGCCGTGAACGGCGGCGTCCGATTCGGCGACGCAGGCATGCTCTCCGGTGCTTACGCGGAGAACACAAAGGCGGACAATGCAAAGAGTTCCTGGCAGGTCACCTATGAGTACAAGGGAGCTGACCCGGAGGACAAGGGATCGTGGGGCGCTTATGTTGCCTACCGCAAACTCGGCGGATTCGCTTCCCCGTTCCCGACGAGCGACGGTGCCATGTGGGATACGAAGGGCGTAGAGCTCGGTACGGATTATACGCTTTTCAAAAACGTAGTGCTCTCGGCGAAATATTTCCGCGGCAAGGAGATCTATGTCGGACCGACAGCTGACGACAAGGCGGAGAAACTCTTCGGCCGCGTCGAGTTCTTCTTCTAA
- a CDS encoding IS1182 family transposase, translating into MSMQNQILHKDYTSYGGTFQPSLPLNFEFQIKKDDPVRLLLHCIHQMDLTPLYRSFRRAERNLVSPHQLLAILIYAYMNQIYSSRRIEEVCLRDIHFMYLLEGQPAPDHTTIARFRRDHFAPCAKEILAQMAQFLASVGAISFENLFVDGTKIEAVAGKYTFVWKKGVAKNRTKLMEKLDTFLAGVEKEFGIHLRRGSEIRLHHLKRLRRRLKRIQKEQNIIFVYGSGRRKTVLQRTMETLDSYISRLKDYTKKLHICGERNSFSKTDYEATFMRMKEDAMKNGQLKPAYNLQYGVEASFIVWAGVYPNPTDTRTLIPFLEDFHAHIGKRSRKLVADAGYEREENYLHLREKGQASYIKPNNYEVSKKRKWKQDIGRRENMNYLAAEDVYRCAEGRRLVVTGTRRTKSARGYVSEKTMYTCTDCNGCERKKQCIHGNHSKIPMEERTKRLEVAKVFQRERAKNLARIKSTEGIVLRMNRSIQAEGVFAQIKGAFGFRRFLTRGRANVLGETILLALAHNVFKLHQKIQSGTLERHLVSLREAA; encoded by the coding sequence ATGAGTATGCAAAACCAAATTTTACATAAGGATTATACATCCTACGGAGGCACATTTCAACCCAGTCTCCCCCTCAACTTTGAATTTCAAATCAAGAAGGACGATCCCGTTCGCCTCCTGCTCCACTGCATCCATCAAATGGATCTTACACCACTGTACAGGAGCTTTCGGCGTGCCGAGCGGAATCTCGTATCACCGCATCAGCTGCTTGCCATCCTCATCTACGCATACATGAATCAAATCTACAGTTCCCGCCGCATCGAGGAGGTATGCCTAAGGGACATCCACTTCATGTATCTGCTCGAAGGGCAACCCGCACCGGATCACACAACCATTGCCCGTTTTCGCAGGGATCACTTTGCCCCCTGCGCCAAGGAGATTCTGGCACAAATGGCACAGTTTCTTGCATCCGTTGGAGCCATCTCGTTTGAGAACCTCTTTGTCGACGGTACAAAGATCGAAGCCGTTGCGGGCAAGTACACCTTCGTTTGGAAAAAAGGCGTTGCAAAGAACCGTACCAAACTCATGGAGAAACTCGACACCTTTCTTGCCGGCGTAGAAAAAGAGTTCGGTATTCACCTGCGCCGTGGCTCTGAGATTCGCCTGCACCATCTGAAACGTCTGCGCCGACGTTTGAAACGCATCCAAAAAGAGCAAAACATCATCTTCGTTTACGGGAGTGGAAGACGAAAGACCGTGCTTCAGCGTACCATGGAGACATTGGACTCTTACATCAGCCGTCTGAAGGACTACACAAAGAAACTGCACATCTGTGGGGAGCGCAACAGCTTTTCCAAGACAGATTATGAAGCAACCTTCATGCGGATGAAAGAAGATGCAATGAAGAACGGTCAGTTAAAGCCGGCATATAATCTGCAATATGGCGTGGAGGCATCCTTTATCGTATGGGCAGGTGTTTACCCGAACCCAACAGATACACGGACACTCATCCCGTTTTTGGAGGATTTTCACGCACACATCGGAAAAAGGAGCCGCAAACTCGTCGCCGATGCAGGATATGAGAGAGAGGAGAACTACCTGCATTTGAGGGAAAAGGGACAGGCCTCCTACATCAAGCCGAACAACTACGAAGTGAGCAAGAAGCGCAAATGGAAGCAGGACATCGGGCGGCGGGAGAACATGAACTACCTTGCGGCGGAGGATGTCTACCGGTGCGCTGAGGGGCGGCGACTTGTTGTGACGGGGACGCGCAGGACAAAGAGTGCGCGCGGGTATGTGAGCGAAAAGACCATGTACACGTGTACAGACTGCAACGGCTGCGAAAGAAAGAAGCAGTGCATCCATGGCAACCACAGCAAGATACCAATGGAGGAACGAACCAAGAGATTGGAGGTTGCCAAGGTCTTTCAACGAGAGCGTGCAAAGAACCTTGCACGGATCAAGAGCACGGAAGGCATCGTCCTGCGGATGAACCGCAGCATCCAGGCAGAGGGTGTCTTTGCACAGATCAAGGGAGCCTTTGGATTTCGCCGCTTTCTTACGAGGGGGCGTGCGAATGTCTTGGGTGAGACGATTCTGCTGGCACTGGCACACAACGTCTTCAAACTGCATCAAAAGATACAGAGCGGCACGTTGGAGCGGCATCTGGTATCATTGAGAGAAGCGGCATAA
- a CDS encoding YifB family Mg chelatase-like AAA ATPase: protein MFAKTYGATTLGIDGRIIDVEVDVSPGLPGFELVGLPDTSVKESKERVRTAIRNSGIQLRQERVTVNLAPADVRKDSSGLDLPIAVGLLVSYGMVPEEAVQHALFSAELSLDGNCRPISGILPMAITAREHGLTEFYVAPSNADEALLIDGLKVYAVENLAQLVRHLTGVEMLSPAMPHVTEQKKDAAFTDDFADVQGQYQAKRALEIAAAGGHNVLMVGVPGSGKTMLARRMSSILPELTKEEAIEITKIYSISGLLGKDTGLVTTRPFRSPHHTSSTVAMIGGGSIPRPGEVTLAHHGVLFLDELPEFSKKTLEVLREPIEDRQITVSRANATLTFPSSIILVAAMNEVTSITIQCNDERDSA from the coding sequence TTGTTTGCAAAGACTTATGGTGCGACGACCCTCGGGATTGACGGACGGATTATCGACGTTGAGGTGGATGTATCGCCCGGGCTGCCGGGCTTTGAACTGGTGGGGCTTCCCGATACGTCGGTGAAGGAGTCAAAGGAGCGGGTACGGACTGCCATTCGGAACTCCGGCATTCAGCTGCGGCAGGAGCGGGTGACGGTGAACCTTGCACCCGCCGATGTGCGAAAGGACAGTTCGGGGCTTGATCTGCCGATTGCGGTTGGACTCCTTGTATCCTATGGCATGGTTCCGGAGGAAGCCGTTCAGCACGCGCTCTTTTCGGCAGAACTCTCCCTCGATGGGAATTGCCGTCCGATCAGCGGCATTCTTCCGATGGCGATTACGGCGCGGGAACACGGATTAACGGAGTTCTACGTTGCACCGTCGAATGCAGACGAGGCACTCCTCATTGACGGGCTGAAGGTCTATGCGGTCGAGAATCTGGCGCAGCTTGTGCGTCATCTGACGGGCGTGGAAATGCTTTCTCCCGCCATGCCACACGTAACAGAGCAGAAAAAGGACGCCGCCTTCACCGATGACTTTGCGGATGTGCAGGGACAGTATCAGGCGAAGCGTGCGCTTGAGATTGCAGCGGCAGGAGGGCACAATGTCCTCATGGTTGGCGTGCCCGGTTCGGGCAAGACGATGCTGGCGCGCCGCATGAGTTCGATTCTGCCGGAGCTGACGAAGGAAGAAGCCATTGAGATCACAAAGATCTACAGCATCTCGGGGCTGCTCGGAAAGGATACGGGGCTTGTGACGACGCGTCCCTTCCGCAGTCCGCATCATACCTCCTCGACGGTGGCGATGATCGGCGGCGGGAGCATCCCTCGTCCGGGCGAGGTGACGCTTGCCCATCACGGCGTGCTCTTTCTCGACGAGCTGCCAGAGTTCAGCAAGAAGACGCTTGAGGTACTGCGCGAGCCGATCGAGGATCGTCAGATTACCGTGTCGCGTGCGAACGCAACACTGACCTTTCCCTCTAGTATCATTTTGGTAGCGGCAATGAACGAAGTAACGTCGATAACGATACAATGTAATGATGAACGAGATTCTGCTTAA
- a CDS encoding IS5 family transposase gives MKLIAPYYVQKERSRKLIPAPSSTKNATKSSDPEMHSTKKGNPWYFGMKIHSGADAGTGYVHTITATAANVHDIAKAHELVREDDHTVYGDSGYLGVEKRTEIRETPALSGVDYRIAKRPSQNRMTKAYKGTNWDRKIEHAKASVRSKVEHPFLIVKRMFHASKTRYRGLRKNLLQYDLFFASANLVMCLRAGRQRGFSMTTG, from the coding sequence ATGAAACTTATTGCGCCGTACTATGTCCAGAAAGAGCGCAGCAGAAAACTGATCCCCGCGCCGAGTTCGACCAAGAACGCGACAAAGTCCAGCGATCCTGAGATGCACTCCACGAAGAAGGGGAATCCGTGGTACTTCGGCATGAAGATCCATTCCGGTGCAGATGCCGGAACAGGCTATGTCCATACGATTACCGCAACAGCTGCCAACGTACACGACATCGCGAAGGCTCATGAACTGGTTCGCGAAGATGACCATACGGTCTATGGAGATTCCGGCTATCTCGGTGTGGAAAAGCGCACGGAAATCCGAGAGACGCCCGCTCTTTCAGGTGTGGACTACCGCATTGCCAAAAGGCCCTCGCAGAACCGCATGACAAAAGCATACAAAGGAACGAATTGGGACAGGAAGATCGAGCATGCGAAAGCCTCGGTTCGCAGCAAGGTGGAGCATCCTTTTCTCATTGTGAAGAGGATGTTTCATGCGTCCAAGACAAGGTATCGCGGACTCAGGAAGAACCTTTTGCAATACGATCTGTTCTTTGCGTCGGCGAATCTCGTTATGTGTCTGCGGGCGGGAAGGCAGAGAGGGTTTTCCATGACAACGGGATAA
- a CDS encoding winged helix-turn-helix domain-containing protein, with protein sequence MKRHSQLCEACKELGADLPFYELRRNGLRVHFKAPHSPLVSHPKSPNRHNVGLDVGIAYKILELVVANPKITMVEMAERLGVAKRTIEREVKQLRETGSIEPIGSKRFGHWKINN encoded by the coding sequence GTGAAAAGACATTCACAGCTCTGCGAGGCCTGCAAGGAGTTGGGGGCAGACCTTCCGTTTTATGAATTACGAAGAAATGGACTTCGAGTTCATTTTAAGGCTCCCCATAGTCCACTTGTCTCTCATCCTAAATCCCCAAACCGACATAATGTCGGTTTGGATGTCGGTATAGCGTATAAAATTCTGGAACTGGTCGTAGCTAATCCTAAAATAACAATGGTTGAAATGGCAGAAAGGCTAGGTGTCGCAAAAAGAACAATTGAGCGCGAGGTAAAACAGCTTCGTGAAACAGGCAGCATCGAGCCCATCGGCAGCAAGCGATTCGGACACTGGAAAATCAACAATTGA
- a CDS encoding RpnC/YadD family protein: MKPGKRNYKDSLFRDIFNDPLRLPGLYQALEGSAASPDEIKLAGIDETLFSGIKNDVSFFVRDRHVILAEHQSTINANMPLRLAMYLMEIYRQYIPADAVYRRALISLPAPRCYVLYNGEAEIPDRQMLRLSEAFGRQKSSMELEVEIININDAPKRDILERCHELKSYSVFIAKVRESVNHGSMLKSAVIDAVEYCIKNDYLRDYFRKKYKEEVFDMLNFAWDQERALQVRAEEAMEIGMEKGLEKGRQEGKQEGLVRSIRNLMENLQWTPDKAMDALSVPPAERSRYKAIL; the protein is encoded by the coding sequence ATGAAACCGGGGAAACGCAATTACAAGGACTCGCTGTTTCGCGATATATTCAACGATCCGCTGCGTCTGCCCGGTCTCTATCAAGCACTTGAGGGAAGCGCGGCGTCTCCCGATGAGATCAAGCTCGCCGGCATCGACGAGACGTTATTCTCAGGGATCAAGAACGATGTGAGTTTCTTTGTCCGCGATCGGCATGTGATCCTCGCCGAGCATCAAAGCACGATCAATGCGAATATGCCCCTGCGGCTCGCGATGTATCTCATGGAGATCTATCGGCAGTATATTCCCGCGGATGCGGTCTACCGGCGCGCGCTCATTTCGCTCCCCGCACCGCGCTGTTATGTGCTCTACAACGGCGAAGCGGAGATACCCGATCGCCAGATGTTGCGGCTGTCCGAGGCCTTCGGCAGGCAAAAGAGTTCAATGGAGCTTGAAGTCGAGATCATCAATATCAATGATGCGCCAAAGCGCGACATCCTGGAAAGGTGTCACGAGTTAAAGTCCTATAGTGTCTTCATCGCCAAGGTGCGCGAGAGCGTCAATCATGGAAGTATGCTCAAATCCGCCGTTATCGACGCGGTTGAGTACTGTATCAAGAATGACTATCTAAGAGATTATTTCCGGAAGAAATATAAGGAGGAGGTTTTCGATATGCTGAACTTTGCATGGGATCAAGAGCGCGCCCTCCAGGTGCGTGCCGAGGAAGCGATGGAAATAGGAATGGAAAAGGGATTGGAAAAAGGCAGACAGGAAGGCAAGCAAGAGGGGTTGGTGCGTTCGATTCGCAATCTTATGGAGAACCTGCAATGGACGCCCGATAAGGCGATGGACGCGCTATCTGTCCCCCCAGCGGAGCGCAGCCGATACAAGGCAATACTGTAA
- a CDS encoding pyridoxamine 5'-phosphate oxidase family protein gives MLSSVDNTPHVRIVNFVYAEEKKLVYFATFPDNAKVGEIDANHTVSFTTIPHDGGTAHVRAVGTAAKSKRSIFDLADTFTAKIPGYDETIAAVGDALIVYEITFPTATVTVDMEHSGTVTI, from the coding sequence ATGCTATCATCGGTGGACAATACGCCCCATGTGCGCATTGTGAATTTTGTCTATGCAGAGGAGAAAAAGCTCGTCTACTTCGCAACCTTTCCAGACAATGCAAAGGTTGGTGAAATCGACGCAAACCATACAGTTTCGTTCACCACGATCCCTCATGACGGGGGAACGGCACATGTCCGTGCCGTCGGCACTGCCGCGAAGAGCAAGCGCAGTATCTTCGACCTCGCCGATACATTCACAGCAAAGATTCCGGGCTACGACGAAACAATTGCTGCGGTCGGTGACGCACTCATTGTCTACGAGATCACATTTCCCACTGCGACAGTGACCGTCGATATGGAACACAGTGGAACGGTGACGATTTGA
- a CDS encoding MerR family transcriptional regulator, with protein MEYSIGEFSRKTGLGIHTLRYYEHEGLLLPERTAANRRRYSEHDVAWAEFLLRLKETGMPIREIRHYAALRAEGDDTLSARMEMLTEHRANLAAELDRLHAHMEALDAKIAFYRAAIVECDKA; from the coding sequence ATGGAATATAGTATTGGTGAATTTTCACGGAAAACGGGGCTGGGAATTCATACGCTGCGTTACTATGAGCATGAGGGACTGCTCCTGCCGGAGCGTACGGCAGCGAATCGACGGCGATACTCTGAACATGATGTTGCGTGGGCAGAGTTCCTCCTACGCCTCAAGGAGACGGGAATGCCAATTCGGGAGATTCGGCACTATGCTGCGCTGCGGGCAGAGGGCGACGATACTCTTTCGGCGCGGATGGAAATGCTCACAGAACATCGTGCCAATCTTGCAGCAGAGCTGGATAGGCTGCACGCACATATGGAGGCACTCGATGCTAAAATTGCATTTTATCGTGCGGCAATCGTGGAGTGTGATAAAGCGTGA